From a region of the Sorex araneus isolate mSorAra2 chromosome 10, mSorAra2.pri, whole genome shotgun sequence genome:
- the LOC101553083 gene encoding taste receptor type 2 member 8-like: MITKEDVILIIMAGESMIGMLANGYIGLMSWIDSIQKNKTPSLNCILTSLAISRICLLIRIIVSDIIKIVYPDFNKDVKLLIVLSAFWILFNYSSLWFATCLNVFYLLKIANFSSPLFLWLKWRIDRVLLVGLTICSLSSLLTAIPIYYKGSYRFSEHQRNITEMFHVSEIKYFNPSTLPNLLALVPVTVSLISFFLLILSLWRHTKHMKLNFTGWRDPSTEAHITAMKNVTSFLLLLFVYYGACLLVTYCHLIEEERLACMLGKILMILYPSGHSLILIIGNSKLKQGFVRILRYKGGK, from the coding sequence ATGATCACTAAAGAAGATGTCATCTTGATTATTATGGCTGGGGAATCTATGATAGGCATGTTGGCGAATGGGTACATTGGACTAATGTCCTGGATCGACTCTATTCAGAAGAATAAAACCCCCTCACTTAACTGCATCCTCACAAGTCTGGCTATTTCCAGAATATGTTTGCTCATCAGAATAATAGTAAGTGACATTATAAAGATAGTCTATCCAGATTTTAATAAAGATGTTAAACTATTGATAGTACTCAGTGCTTTCTGGATACTCTTCAACTACTCAAGTTTGTGGTTTGCCACCTGCCTCAATGTCTTCTATTTACTGAAGATAGCGAATTTCTCCAGTCCACTTTTTCTCTGGCTAAAATGGAGGATTGACAGGGTCTTGCTGGTGGGCTTGACCATTTGCTCCTTGAGCAGCCTTCTGACAGCAATACCGATTTATTATAAAGGCAGTTACAGATTTTCAGAACATCAAAGAAACATCACTGAAATGTTCCATGTGagtgaaattaaatatttcaacccATCAACTCTCCCTAACCTTTTGGCACTTGTCCCAGTTACTGTGtcattgatttcatttttcctgttaATTTTGTCTCTGTGGAGACATACCAAGCACATGAAACTCAATTTTACAGGCTGGAGAGACCCCAGCACAGAAGCCCATATTACAGCCATGAAAAATGtgacttcttttctcctcctcctttttgtATATTATGGGGCTTGTCTTTTAGTAACTTATTGCCACCTAATAGAAGAAGAAAGATTAGCTTGTATGCTTGGAAAGATTTTAATGATTCTCTACCCCTCTGGCCACTCccttattttaattattggaAATAGCAAGCTGAAACAAGGATTTGTCAGGATATTAAGGTACAAGGGGGGAAAATAA